agagagagagagagagagagagagagagagagagagagagagagagagagagaaagagagagagagagagagagagagagagaggagcagtgtgtgtgtgtgtgtgtgtgtgtgttcaggagcaGGAGCCTCTGCTTTAGACAGTGATGGCTTGGGAGAGTCTGTGGAGGTGTCACTTCACACCTCTGTGGCCTGGCCTGGACTTATAAACCAGAGGGACAGAGCTGAGCAGCACTCACAGCCTCCCAGTCCTCCCAGTCTGACCACTGAGTCCCTCCTCACAACATGGATACCTCCTCAGTCCCTTTGCTCGACTACAGCCTGCAGTACCAGTGGTGCTCTGACTCTGATCTCTCCAGCATCTCCTCCCCAGAAACTCTCTCCCCAGTCCCGTCCATGGATTCCAGCCTCTCCCCGTCCTACCAGCAGCCAGTGGAGTCCACTCTCAAGGCGGCTAAGACTGGATACTCCCAAAGCCTTAAACCCTCGGCCCAGTCCCCGTCGAGATCCATCAGGAAACCGGGCCGAGCCAGGATGCCTCGGATCCGCAGCAAGCAGAGGGAGAGCGCCAGCGAAAAGGAGAAGTTGAGGATGAGGGATCTGACCAAGGCTCTGCATCACCTCAGGACCTATCTGCCTCCCTCGGTGGCCCCGGCAGGACAAACACTCACCAAAATCGAGACACTGCGCCTCACCATCCGTTACATCTCCTACCTGTCAGCCCAGTTGGGCCTCAGTGAGGAGGTGCTGTTCCAGAGGAGGGAGCAAGGAGACAGATCCACCAGTGACGCCTCCTCACCAGACATCCTCAGCTACTTCCAGCATGGCTCCACAGGAGGCCAGTGGGCTCAGTCGCTGAGCCACAACCATGGCCAGTACCAGGCCCAGTGTCAGAGCCAGCCTGCCTCACTGCATTCTGGGAGCTGTAGTTTTGGAGTAGACCTGCGCCAGTACAGTGGACAGTATAGTGAGGCTTCTCAGGGAGACATCCTTACTGC
This DNA window, taken from Myripristis murdjan chromosome 3, fMyrMur1.1, whole genome shotgun sequence, encodes the following:
- the LOC115378614 gene encoding mesogenin-1-like translates to MDTSSVPLLDYSLQYQWCSDSDLSSISSPETLSPVPSMDSSLSPSYQQPVESTLKAAKTGYSQSLKPSAQSPSRSIRKPGRARMPRIRSKQRESASEKEKLRMRDLTKALHHLRTYLPPSVAPAGQTLTKIETLRLTIRYISYLSAQLGLSEEVLFQRREQGDRSTSDASSPDILSYFQHGSTGGQWAQSLSHNHGQYQAQCQSQPASLHSGSCSFGVDLRQYSGQYSEASQGDILTASMDTILQSPPATHPSSCQMYGKDFCTPLVPREYWG